DNA from Hippoglossus hippoglossus isolate fHipHip1 chromosome 13, fHipHip1.pri, whole genome shotgun sequence:
ACAAGTCTCCAACACCTTGACCTGAGCAGTAATCTGCTGATCGCTGTTCCTGCCGAGGCACTGAGTCACATAAAGCAGCTGAAATATCTGTATCTACAGAGCAACGGCATCATCAGCCTCCCAGATGATTGTTTCTCTTCACTGAACCTGCTGGTTGATCTAAACTTGAGTAACAACAGGCTGACCACGGTGTCTGAGGGATCTCTGAAAGGTCTGACCATGCTGCGAGAGCTGGACCTCAGTGTCAACCTCATCGACTCTCTTCCCTCTAAACTGTTACATGACCTGATCAACCTTGAATTACTTGATTTTTACATGAATAGCCTGACATTGCTTCCTTCTGACATATTTAGTAACTTGACCAACCTGCAACAGCTCCAACTGGACAGTAATGAAATCTCTGTTCTTCCTGACGGGGTATTTGATTCGCTGTCCACACTCAGTGAGCTACAGCTGTCGTACAACGGTATCGTGAATCTCCACCCTGATCTGTTTGCCAAGCTCAGGTCACTAGAGAGTCTCTACCTGGAGCACAACGAGCTGAGGCAACTTCCCAAAGGACTTTTCCAACGGATGAGTGACGTCAGCGAGATCGACCTCAGCGACAACCACCTCagctctctgcctccctccgtCTTCCTCGGGCTGGTGAGAGTGTCTTCACTGAGGCTTTCTCATAACGATCTCTCTTCTTTACACTCAGACCAGTTCAGAGACCTCATAGGTTTGAAAGATTTAATGCTAGATGGAAACCATATTTGTGAACTTCCCATAGGCCTGTTCACGAATCTATCAAACCTTACAACACTGCATCTGGACAACAATTGTCTCTCAGAGCTGTCTCCTGATGACTTTGTGGGGTTAACCCACCTTAAAGAGCTCAGGCTGAACTTCAATCAGCTCTGCAACATCCCATTCAACACCTTCCATGTCCTGCACAACCTCCGCAAGCTCCTGCTGAAGAACAACAGCCTGGATTCTTTACACCCTGAGCTCTTTGTTTGGCTTTCGAAGCTAGAAGAACTGAACTTGGATGGAAACAAGCTGCATCACCTGAAGGCTGACGTCTTTCACGCACTCACAAACCTCCAGAAACTGAGTTTGAAGTCCAACCAGCTCAGAGCAGTGGAGAACGGGGCTTTGGAGCCTTTGAGAAAACTCAGTGATGTGCGTCTGTCTGGTAACTTGTGGGACTGCAGCAGTGTAGATGTTCTCTACATCAGCTGCTGggtcaacacacacagcaagaggCTGGGAGATGTgcctctctgcttcttctcctcttcatcaccagcCATCACTGAGGAGGCAGCGCTCTCACACCCAGCATCGCCCCCCCTGTTGTTAGGAGATAATTGCGCTGCAAATGATACAAGCAGCTCAAAACCTTTGTTTCCTCTAGAAATGATTACTCTGCTCATGATGTTCCTGGTAGCAGTCAGACCAACTTGACTTCCTCTGGGTTTATCCCCTGCAACCTCGTTTGCTTTCTCTGCTTTTCATGTCTGCTTTTGGCTTTTGAAGTATTTCCGCCTGAAACGCAGTTTTCTCTGAGTCTGTTTCAAGAAACATAAATCTGCTGACAGAGGACTTGTGAAGGCGTGGTTTTAAGACAGGGGAGAAGTTTATGAATTGTTCTTGTTTGTGCATTTGATTTTGACAATATAACTGTGTAAAGGAAAGATTGGGAAAtgcatacatataaataaaagacaacaaaagttttaaatgtcagaGTTTATCAATTGGAGTTACAGTCACAAAGCTGACGAATACAAACTCCCCAGGAAAAGTTACAGATGTTTGGTTATCTGATTTTGTACTTTCTGAGTCGGCACATTTTCCTCacaataaaaagtattt
Protein-coding regions in this window:
- the si:dkey-182i3.11 gene encoding leucine-rich repeat-containing protein 15 isoform X1; the encoded protein is MEQESTIIAAHSSDCFLLQSTMLAALTLTSLSLMAWASDLCPPACQCLNNLTAVGCQGKGLDLLPELPEGTEELYVSYNQIQEIPERGLEKLQILDLTSNRLNDFLSLNPVWPDMTKLSKLFLRDNRLTSLHPGQFLKCTALTLLDLSENQLQHLPVGLLRGLAHLKTLFLNFNQIQMLQAGGLEGAFVLTDLHLSYNNVTQIEEGVFNHSIALEKLVLSHNSIRRVGGDSFRGATSLQHLDLSSNLLIAVPAEALSHIKQLKYLYLQSNGIISLPDDCFSSLNLLVDLNLSNNRLTTVSEGSLKGLTMLRELDLSVNLIDSLPSKLLHDLINLELLDFYMNSLTLLPSDIFSNLTNLQQLQLDSNEISVLPDGVFDSLSTLSELQLSYNGIVNLHPDLFAKLRSLESLYLEHNELRQLPKGLFQRMSDVSEIDLSDNHLSSLPPSVFLGLVRVSSLRLSHNDLSSLHSDQFRDLIGLKDLMLDGNHICELPIGLFTNLSNLTTLHLDNNCLSELSPDDFVGLTHLKELRLNFNQLCNIPFNTFHVLHNLRKLLLKNNSLDSLHPELFVWLSKLEELNLDGNKLHHLKADVFHALTNLQKLSLKSNQLRAVENGALEPLRKLSDVRLSGNLWDCSSVDVLYISCWVNTHSKRLGDVPLCFFSSSSPAITEEAALSHPASPPLLLGDNCAANDTSSSKPLFPLEMITLLMMFLVAVRPT
- the si:dkey-182i3.11 gene encoding leucine-rich repeat-containing protein 15 isoform X2 produces the protein MLAALTLTSLSLMAWASDLCPPACQCLNNLTAVGCQGKGLDLLPELPEGTEELYVSYNQIQEIPERGLEKLQILDLTSNRLNDFLSLNPVWPDMTKLSKLFLRDNRLTSLHPGQFLKCTALTLLDLSENQLQHLPVGLLRGLAHLKTLFLNFNQIQMLQAGGLEGAFVLTDLHLSYNNVTQIEEGVFNHSIALEKLVLSHNSIRRVGGDSFRGATSLQHLDLSSNLLIAVPAEALSHIKQLKYLYLQSNGIISLPDDCFSSLNLLVDLNLSNNRLTTVSEGSLKGLTMLRELDLSVNLIDSLPSKLLHDLINLELLDFYMNSLTLLPSDIFSNLTNLQQLQLDSNEISVLPDGVFDSLSTLSELQLSYNGIVNLHPDLFAKLRSLESLYLEHNELRQLPKGLFQRMSDVSEIDLSDNHLSSLPPSVFLGLVRVSSLRLSHNDLSSLHSDQFRDLIGLKDLMLDGNHICELPIGLFTNLSNLTTLHLDNNCLSELSPDDFVGLTHLKELRLNFNQLCNIPFNTFHVLHNLRKLLLKNNSLDSLHPELFVWLSKLEELNLDGNKLHHLKADVFHALTNLQKLSLKSNQLRAVENGALEPLRKLSDVRLSGNLWDCSSVDVLYISCWVNTHSKRLGDVPLCFFSSSSPAITEEAALSHPASPPLLLGDNCAANDTSSSKPLFPLEMITLLMMFLVAVRPT